The following are from one region of the Chiloscyllium punctatum isolate Juve2018m chromosome 46, sChiPun1.3, whole genome shotgun sequence genome:
- the ubl5 gene encoding ubiquitin-like protein 5, with product MIEIVCNDRLGKKVRVKCNPDDTIKDLKKLIAAQTGTKWNKLVLKKWYTIFKNHVQLQDYEIHDGMNLELYYQ from the exons ATGATTGAGATAGTTTGCAATGATCGTTTAGGGAAAAAAGTTCGAGTGAAGTGCAA TCCTGATGATACCATAAAAGATCTGAAGAAACTGATAGCTGCACAGACAGGAACAAAATGGAACAAGCTCGTCTTAAAAAAATG GTATACTATTTTCAAGAATCACGTTCAGTTACAAGATT ATGAGATCCACGATGGAATGAACTTGGAGCTGTACTACCAGTAA
- the LOC140468146 gene encoding uncharacterized protein, translating to MAEVEGAQEITKHGLEEHPITISPSVCENQDVPNKEESGDLTINEEPFEISKAIEETMAMEVQLAQATGAEINVEEEQVTERNEVLGGKGDSGLKVRNENNESEENISVQTAMEPEETSLQADVELKTEQSDQDPCKEELSIDDRSIQDGQINLQESESQGYREEIEALTAMENIGLSTSVDGSMGENIQGCEDSQVQCIAEEGRSKTTGKAEAIPTGSGGATDILVKAGVEPDCQEVSDSTNETPTGVNNGDTQEECCKDAKHIAGQTELPVYSDADNGSMIASQDDGKSSEGDILVKETQGGPADTRVCYDEELSTEIKTGLKAPAEIDLKISENIDADLETQTKGVGKGQQTSAMGLEESRETCQVHAPTCLRNLPECLENSAENQGTRLDPLAEGTGEIPVSTADKLSGKMAEDAEEQQAISNNSARSQATEIVEKVEEHMPYLGNLIEASQAMESPSRSPGESAGVSNTGLEQQCKTGISESEDQDIP from the coding sequence ATGGCAGAGGTAGAAGGTGCCCAGGAAATTACCAAACATGGATTAGAAGAACATCCAATCACGATATCCCCTAGTGTGTGTGAAAATCAAGACGTGCCCAATAAAGAGGAATCTGGAGATCTCACAATAAATGAAGAACCATTTGAGATTAGCAAAGCAATTGAAGAAACAATGGCTATGGAGGTGCAACTGGCACAAGCAACTGGTGCAGAGATTAATGTTGAAGAAGAACAAGTGACTGAAAGAAATGAAGTTCTTGGAGGGAAAGGAGATTCAGGTCTCAAGGTAAGAAATGAAAACAATGAATCTGAAGAGAATATCTCAGTGCAGACTGCAATGGAACCTGAAGAAACCTCCTTACAGGCTGATGTTGAACTTAAGACAGAACAATCAGATCAAGACCCTTGTAAAGAAGAACTGTCTATTGATGATCGATCTATACAAGATGGTCAAATTAATCTCCAAGAATCAGAAAGCCAGGGGTACAGAGAGGAGATTGAAGCATTAACGGCAATGGAGAACATTGGACTCTCCACTTCTGTGGACGGTTCAATGGGAGAAAACATTCAAGGATGTGAAGACTCCCAGGTACAATGTATAGCTGAGGAAGGAAGATCCAAGACCACTGGAAAAGCAGAAGCCATTCCAACTGGTTCAGGGGGTGCAACGGATATTCTGGTTAAAGCAGGAGTTGAGCCTGATTGTCAAGAAGTCTCGGATAGTACAAATGAGACTCCTACAGGTGTGAACAATGGTGACACACAAGAAGAATGTTGCAAAGATGCCAAACATATTGCAGGGCAGACAGAGTTGCCTGTCTACTCAGATGCGGATAATGGCTCAATGATAGCTAGCCAAGATGATGGTAAGTCAAGCGAAGGTGACATATTGGTTAAGGAAACACAAGGAGGACCTGCTGATACACGTGTGTGTTATGATGAAGAGCTGTCAACAGAAATCAAAACTGGATTGAAAGCCCCAGCAGAGATTGACTTGAAGATATCGGAAAACATCGACGCAGATTTAGAAACCCAAActaaaggtgttggaaaagggcAACAAACTTctgccatgggtttggaagaaaGTCGAGAAACTTGCCAAGTGCACGCTCCAACGTGCTTGAGAAATCTCCCAGAATGTCTCGAAAACTCAGCTGAGAATCAGGGCACACGTTTAGATCCATTAGCAGAAGGAACAGGTGAAATTCCAGTCAGCACAGCAGATAAATTATCTGGAAAAATGGCAGAAGATGCTGAAGAACAACAAGCAATCTCAAACAATTCTGCACGCTCTCAGGCAACTGAAATAGTGGAAAAGGTGGAAGAACATATGCCTTATCTAGGCAATTTGATCGAGGCCAGCCAAGCCATGGAATCACCATCGAGAAGCCCTGGGGAGAGTGCAGGAGTCAGCAATACTGGTCTGGAACAACAATGCAAGACAGGAATATCAGAATCTGAGGATCAAGACATACCTTAG